The following coding sequences are from one Sporichthyaceae bacterium window:
- a CDS encoding (2Fe-2S)-binding protein has product MSQHSFILNGKKVTVDVEDDVRLLWVLRDILKVRGPKYGCGIDQCKACTSHINGKAFTPCSVSIKYIKPTDHITTIEGLAETAKGKDLHPVQEAWVKHSVPQCGYCQPGQIMAATSLINDVKKEHRKITDADIDTLRNVCRCNTYPRIRTAIKDAAKNM; this is encoded by the coding sequence ATGTCTCAGCATTCGTTCATCCTGAACGGCAAGAAGGTCACCGTCGACGTCGAGGACGACGTGCGCCTGCTCTGGGTTCTGCGCGACATCCTTAAGGTCCGCGGTCCGAAGTACGGCTGCGGTATCGACCAGTGCAAGGCCTGCACGTCGCACATCAACGGCAAGGCCTTCACGCCGTGCTCGGTCTCGATCAAGTACATCAAGCCCACCGATCACATCACCACGATCGAGGGCCTGGCCGAGACCGCAAAGGGCAAGGACCTGCACCCGGTCCAGGAGGCCTGGGTGAAGCACTCGGTCCCGCAGTGCGGGTACTGCCAGCCCGGCCAGATCATGGCGGCGACGTCGTTGATCAACGACGTCAAGAAGGAGCACCGGAAGATCACCGACGCGGACATCGACACCCTCCGCAACGTGTGCCGGTGCAACACCTATCCGCGTATCCGAACCGCCATCAAGGATGCCGCGAAGAACATGTAA